One segment of Manihot esculenta cultivar AM560-2 chromosome 4, M.esculenta_v8, whole genome shotgun sequence DNA contains the following:
- the LOC110614014 gene encoding uncharacterized protein LOC110614014: MASTYQTHLVLPIIFLVVILGSNFIAGQTLETNGFDPGTDLLETNNVSQSDDTVRVDPLDNFNKYRGGYDITNKHYWSSTIFTGVHGYAIGVLWLLAGIIYGSFLLANAYCCKSRRKQKHKKKNLPCNKQCFLWPIFLAILFTIFAVTASGLVLGGNVEFHSRARTVVNIIIDTADDASGTIYNTTGPMKEIRDNLQSSNESSEQASSFLTSTSQKLDDQAADIERQARKNRRLIEKGLKIVYVITTVTVSLNLAAVVALSVCGTLRLRRALNLLIIVCWILTTLCWMFFGVYFFLGKFSGDTCTALENFQKDPYNNSLSSILPCDELLSAKPILMDVSEGIYNIVNQVNENISVVQVCNPFSGPPEYQYQEDNCPSNTIRIGDIPKILEPLTCSGTNNGTCNPGEFISINDFRTVEDYTTSVQNLLNAYPGMESLVECQTVKNAFSDILKNHCKPLKKYVRIVWVSNLFLSLSMVFLVLIWTVQALHEQEHHSLDSSVKPHSAEVKEVESGETEGAKDCSN; encoded by the exons ATGGCTTCTACATATCAAACACATTTGGTCCTGCCTATAATTTTTTTGGTCGTCATTTTAGGTTCAAATTTCATTGCAGGACAAACACTAGAAACCAATGGCTTTGATCCAG GCACTGATTTGCTTGAAACAAACAATGTTTCACAGTCAGATGACACTGTGAGAGTTGATCCTCTAGACAATTTCAATAAATACAGAGGAGGATATGACATCACCAACAAACACTACTGGAGT TCAACTATTTTTACAGGAGTTCATGGGTATGCTATTGGGGTGCTCTGGCTTCTAGCTGGAATTATATATGGAAGCTTTCTTCTAGCAAATGCCTATTGTTGTAAAAGTAGAAGGAAACAAAAGCACAAGAAGAAAAACTTGCCTTGCAATAAACAATGTTTTCTTTGGCCTATTTTCTTGGCTATTCTTTTCACTATCTTTGCCGT AACTGCATCTGGGTTAGTTCTTGGAGGCAATGTAGAATTTCATTCAAGAGCAAGAACTGTGGTGAACATCATCATTGACACAGCAGATGATGCATCAGGAACAATATATAACACAACTGGACCAATGAAAGAAATAAGAGATAATCTACAATCCTCTAATGAAAGTTCGGAACAAGCTTCTAGCTTCCTTACCTCCACATCACAGAAACTCGACGATCAAGCTGCTGATATCGAAAGGCAAGCTCGGAAAAACAGGCGTCTTATCGAGAAAGGCCTCAAGATAGT GTATGTAATAACAACTGTCACAGTCTCCCTGAACCTGGCTGCTGTGGTTGCTCTTTCAG TCTGTGGAACACTTCGCCTTCGAAGAGCTCTCAACCT TCTTATTATAGTATGTTGGATCCTGACAACTCTATGCTGGATGTTCTTTGGGGTGTATTTCTTCTTAGGAAA GTTCTCAGGAGACACCTGCACAGCTCTTGAAAACTTCCAGAAGGACCCCTATAACAACAGCTTGAGTTCGATCCTTCCTTGCGACGAATTGCTCAGTGCAAAGCCAATCCTGATGGATGTGAGTGAAGGGATCTATAACATTGTTAATCAG GTGAATGAAAACATATCAGTAGTACAAGTCTGCAATCCATTCTCAGGACCACCAGAGTATCAATACCAGGAAGATAATTGCCCTTCTAATACAATTCGAATTGGGGACATCCCAAAG ATACTGGAACCACTTACTTGTTCTGGTACCAACAATGGAACATGTAATCCTGGAGAATTCATATCAATCAATGACTTCAGGACAGTGGAGGACTACACAACTTCAGTTCAGAACTTATTAAATGCATACCCAGGTATGGAAAGCCTGGTAGAATGCCAAACTGTGAAGAATGCATTTTCTGACATCCTAAAAAACCATTGCAAACCTTTGAAGAAATATGTCAGAATAGTATGGGTATCAAATCTGTTTCTGTCATTAAGCATGGTGTTTCTTGTTCTGATATGGACAGTTCAAGCTCTTCATGAACAAGAACACCATTCTTTAGATAGTTCTGTTAAACCACATTCTGCTGAAGTGAAAGAAGTGGAATCTGGAGAAACAGAAGGAGCCAAAGATTGCTCAAATTAA